Proteins from a single region of Sylvia atricapilla isolate bSylAtr1 chromosome 7, bSylAtr1.pri, whole genome shotgun sequence:
- the OBSL1 gene encoding obscurin-like protein 1 isoform X1 translates to MEGFRGAPRFLAYPRAFTVQSGTNVVLSCQITGDPQPSILWEKDKNTIEPSGRFHMESKGDLYSLLVSCATPKDSGLYVCRAKNSVGETYAATALRVEPVEPREEEGCSGSVAPAFLIAPSSMRVCRGEDVMFTCRVSGQPCPVLEWEKDGHKLSDLFESSHYAVGQKPEDWHFLKLFSARPQDGGVYVCRARSGSQEALAAAMLLVEPQALLDRLPNGSPTDGPEVLSERQRWRRHAVGQHVGPETWVPNGAVPARVPGAKAFTVSAGKHAKFRCYVTGKPKPEIIWQKDGEALAPGRRHLIYEDREGYFILKVLYCKPQDQGLYMCTASNTAGQTLSAVQLQVKEHRLRFQVQLADVEVAEREDAVLECQVPLETIPTSWYLEDRELQPSHKYVMEEQGVVRRLTIRDARIDDDGIYLCQMKDKGRSIAEVSVRGVIVKRLPRKLDVMEGENAVFCVETRDVVEGSCWSRDGLQLRESPRTVLKSFSRTHLLVLVHVTRQDAGIISFTVGESQTSSQLRVKCVKHDPPSAPVAAEMSVVESNTALLTWCPAPDSHLRPPSHYLLERREAVGGEWVQCLATDLPSCVRVLGDSVPREADYCFRISATNKHGRSSPVEFPGSVHLAPAARLERGLQDTSVRDGEDARFSLELSAVVHGSWFLNGARLGEEEDADGRCSVQRCGMEHSLLIRGARLVDSGAQVTFVSGGVRDSAILHVQGDQGTHPGVLPGPQQQGLACWRMLLTTPQCLSAPQVHIAPVSEAERLRKVPAGMPVLLECQVSTPDAPVCWLKDGQALPLDDIIAVQAEGCVRRLLLRSACPSDAGVYTCDAGDDAVDFVVTVTEVPVRIISSNEEGPHTYVARQRVELWCQLSRPAASVRWYKDGEEVEVGKSLVLEQDGPWCKLVLPCAQTQDTGEFVCDAGGDSAFYTITVAEELVRIVSSNEGASHAYVAGQRVELWCQLSCLAAPVHWYKDGEEVKAGESLVLEQDGLQCRLVLPCARPQDTGEFVCDAGGDSVFYTVTVAEVPVRVVNSNKEALHSYMVGQRVELWCQLSHLVSPVRWYKDGEEVEISESLMLEQEGLQYRLVLPCARMQDTGEFICNARDASVSYSILVAEPPVKILQPPQRSLELLVQAPGCVELRCELSVPDALVHWFKNGLEVDETDNLLLLVEGAWRCLFIPKSSAEDAGEYICETKDEAVSFDVKVSEPPVRILQPCRPVPVVTVSPGETVTLCCELSRADAPVCWAKEGVRLEAGGSLVLEEEGAHHRLLIPAAQAEHSGKYTCATANDMVTFTIQVLDPLVRILEKDILLTHRRCQAMEDLVLEVHLSHTHGEVKWYKDGEKLQDTGHVRLEEDGVRRSLMILGATSKDAGEYLCDTGDDSIVFFITVEVPEPPVTIVGSTGTVVHHSLVAGEDLVLSCEVSRPDAIVRWLRNGQEVHPGERVQVEARGVLRQLTINGAQPSDTGCYICDAASDRMVTNVEVSARPVCIVNKEEAQSPLEVQEGDSVTLVARLSPETAAVQWQKDGQTLCSGGRLLVCSEGPVRSLTIKQAELGDGGIFLCDAGDDEAHFTLHVKEAPVLFVNKREEQEKLLVLEGGSAVLSAITSTERSDVTWLGPQQAAVAGERCELRRDGRVHSLIIHNVAMEDAGTYTCLSPHDQMQFDVNVRELRVKFLRGLSDVRARQGERVVLWCELCKARGDVVWRKDGRVLAPGPRREMTAEGRERSLVLSRVEPGDAGEYCCESNDDQTLATLTVQVPRVVEIIMELQNLTVLEGEDATFKCLVSPEDVAVTWQLNGQPVVPSERLLVTRSGLCHSLTLRQCQTGDAGTVTANAEGLVSTARLSVQEAQVLFVQKLQDVVAEEQGDVCLEVEVSHEAAEVQWLKQGILLQPSSKYLLQESGCRRTLTICCLSPADRGTYRCESLHDRTQAKLHVEPRKVSIQTPLVDVETFEKETATFHLELSHPGVTGVWTRDGIRVKPSNTCRISATGCGHSLTLERLALEDSGTVTFTADTLRCSAHLRVREPPVTMVRVPRDLGVPETGVASFECELSRPNAEVKWFKDGQELRPGPNCRIYSAGRRRILQLNHCELTDTGSYTCDAGDCQASAMLHVQERQVHIVQELQDVQVREGDNAVFTCEVSHGDVKGEWFRDGEKIKVSSTVKIRQEGTRHFLLFCGVCPEDKGLIRFTARTVTSEASLQVEALPIRIVKPLRDKTVLARHKATLECTVSHARGHVRWLRGDTEIFAGDKYEICNLDCYRTLIIHRVGPEDEDSYTCDAFDDRSTARLLVEGS, encoded by the exons ATGGAGGGGTTCAGGGGAGCCCCCAGGTTCCTGGCCTATCCACGTGCCTTCACTGTCCAAAGTGGCACCAATGTGGTCCTGAGCTGCCAGATCACGGGTGATCCCCAGCCAAGCATCCTCTGGGAAAAGGACAAGAATACCATTGAGCCCTCAGGCCGTTTCCACATGGAGTCCAAAGGGGACCTGTACAGCCTGCTGGTGTCCTGTGCCACCCCCAAGGACAGTGGACTCTACGTCTGCAGGGCCAAAAATAGTGTTGGTGAGACTTATGCTGCTACTGCACTCAGGGTAGAGCCAGTGGAGCCCCGAGAGGAGGAAGGATGCTCAGGCAGTGTCGCACCTGCCTTCCTCATTGCCCCCTCGTCTATGCGGGTGTGCCGGGGGGAGGACGTGATGTTCACCTGCAGGGTGTctgggcagccctgcccagtGCTGGAGTGGGAGAAGGATGGGCACAAGCTCTCTGACCTCTTTGAGAGCAGCCACTACGCAGTGGGGCAGAAACCAGAGGACTGGCACTTCCTGAAGTTGTTCAGTGCCCGGCCGCAAGATGGGGGAGTGTATGTCTGCCGGGCACGCAGTGGCTCCCAGGaggccctggctgctgccatgCTCCTGGTTGAGCCCCAGGCGCTGCTGGACAGGCTCCCCAATGGCTCCCCTACTGATGGTCCCGAGGTACTGTCGGAGAGGCAGCGGTGGCGGCGGCATGCAGTGGGACAGCATGTAGGACCAGAGACCTGGGTGCCCAATGGCGCCGTGCCAGCCAGGGTGCCAGGGGCCAAGGCATTCACCGTGAGCGCAGGGAAGCACGCCAAGTTTCGCTGTTATGTTACTGGCAAGCCCAAGCCAGAGATTATCTGGCAGAAGGATGGCGAGGCCCTCGCCCCTGGCCGCAGGCATCTCATCTATGAGGACCGGGAGGGCTACTTCATCCTCAAGGTGCTGTACTGCAAACCCCAGGACCAGGGGCTGTACATGTGCACCGCTTCCAACACTGCTGGCCAGACCCTCAGCGCAGTGCAGCTCCAGGTGAAAG AGCACCGGCTGCGGTTCCAGGTGCAGCTGGCAGACGTGGAGGTAGCAGAGCGGGAGGATGCAGTGTTGGAGTGCCAGGTGCCATTGGAGACTATCCCCACCTCCTGGTACCtggaggacagggagctgcagcccagtcACAAGTATGTGATGGAGGAGCAAGGGGTGGTGCGGCGCCTGACCATCCGCGATGCCCGCATTGATGACGATGGCATCTACCTCTGCCAAATGAAGGACAAAGGGCGCAGCATCGCCGAGGTCTCTGTCCGAG GAGTGATTGTGAAGCGGCTGCCACGGAAGTTGGATGTGATGGAGGGGGAGAATGCAGTTTTCTGTGTGGAGACACGGGATGTGGTagaggggagctgctggagccggGACGGGCTACAGCTGCGGGAGTCACCCCGTACTGTGCTTAAGAGCTTCAGCAGGACACACCTCCTGGTGCTCGTACATGTCACCCGCCAGGATGCGGGCATCATCTCCTTCACTGTCGGGGAGTCGCAGACATCCTCCCAGCTCCGAGTCAAGT GTGTGAAGCACGACCCTCCGAGTGCACCGGTGGCAGCTGAGATGAGTGTGGTGGAGAGCAACACGGCTCTGCTGACTTGGTGTCCCGCGCCTGACTCCCACCTCCGCCCCCCCAGCCACTACCTGCTGGAACGTCGGGAGGCAGTGGGAGGGGAGTGGGTGCAGTGCCTTGCCACCGACCTGCCCAGCTGCGTGCGGGTGCTGGGTGACAGTGTGCCTCGCGAGGCCGATTACTGCTTCCGCATCTCTGCCACAAACAAGCacggcaggagcagccctgtggagtTCCCTGGATCCGTGCATCTTG ccccagcagctcgTCTGGAGAGGGGTCTGCAGGACACGTCCGTGAGGGATGGTGAGGATGCACGGTtctccctggagctgtcagCCGTGGTGCATGGATCCTGGTTCCTCAACGGTGCCAGgctgggtgaggaggaggatgcagaTGGCCGGTGCAGTGTACAGCGCTGTGGAATGGAGCACTCGCTGCTGATCCGGGGAGCACGACTAGTTGACAGTGGGGCCCAGGTCACCTTTGTGTCCGGTGGTGTGCGGGACTCAGCTATCCTGCATGTCCAAGGTGATCAGGGCACTCACCCTGGGGTCCTACCAGgaccccagcagcaggggctggcaTGCTGGAGGATGCTTCTCACCACTCCTCAATGTCTCTCAGCCCCACAGGTCCACATTGCCCCAGTGTCTGAGGCCGAACGGCTCCGGAAAGTGCCAGCAGGgatgcctgtgctgctggaatgCCAGGTGTCAACCCCGGATGCCCCTGTCTGCTGGCTGAAGGATGGCCAGGCCTTGCCCTTGGATGACATAATCGCAGTGCAGGCAGAAGGCTGCGTGCGGAGGCTGCTCCTCCGCTCAGCATGTCCCTCAGACGCTGGTGTGTACACCTGTGACGCTGGGGATGATGCCGTGGACTTTGTGGTGACCGTGACTG AGGTGCCGGTGAGGATCATCAGCTCTAATGAGGAAGGCCCCCACACCTATGTGGCCAGGCAGCGCGTGGAGTTGTGGTGCCAGCTATCCCGCCCAGCAGCCTCAGTGCGCTGGTACAAGGATGGAGAGGAGGTGGAGGTGGGCAAGAGCCTGGTGCTCGAGCAGGATGGGCCATGGTGCAAGCTggtgctgccctgtgctcagacacaggacacaggggagTTTGTCTGTGATGCTGGTGGGGACTCTGCCTTCTACACCATCACTGTGGCAG AGGAGCTGGTGAGGATTGTCAGTTCCAACGAGGGGGCCTCCCATGCCTATGTGGCCGGACAGCGTGTGGAGCTGTGGTGCCAGCTGTCCTGCCTGGCAGCCCCAGTGCACTGGTACAAGGACGGGGAGGAGGTGAAGGCAGGTGAGAgcctggtgctggagcaggatgggCTGCAGTGCCGGCTGGTGCTGCCCTGCGCCCGgccacaggacacaggggaaTTCGTCTGTGATGCCGGTGGGGACTCTGTCTTCTACACAGTCACCGTGGCAG AGGTACCAGTGAGGGTTGTCAATTCCAACAAGGAGGCCCTTCACTCCTACATGGTCGGGCAGCGTGTGGAGCTGTGGTGCCAGCTGTCCCACCTGGTGTCCCCGGTGCGCTGGTACAAGGATGGTGAAGAAGTGGAGATAAGTGAGAGCCtgatgctggagcaggaaggtCTGCAGTACCGGCTGGTGCTGCCTTGTGCCCGGATGCAGGACACAGGGGAGTTCATCTGCAATGCCAGAGATGCATCTGTCTCCTACTCCATCTTGGTGGCAG AGCCACCAGTGAAGATCCTGCAGCCTCCACAGCGttcactggagctgctggttcAAGCACCAGGGTGTGTGGAACTGCGGTGCGAGCTCTCTGTGCCAGATGCTCTGGTGCACTGGTTCAAGAATGGGTTGGAGGTGGACGAGACTGataacctgctgctgctggtagAGGGGGCCTGGCGCTGTCTCTTCATCCCCAAGAGCAGTGCAGAGGATGCAGGCGAATACATCTGTGAGACCAAGGATGAGGCTGTCTCCTTCGATGTCAAGGTGTCAG AGCCTCCGGTGAGgatcctgcagccctgcagacctGTCCCTGTCGTGACGGTGTCACCGGGGGAGACAGTGACACTGTGCTGTGAGCTGTCCCGTGCAGATGCACCTGTGTGCTGGGCAAAGGAGGGTGTCAGGCTCGAGGCTGGGGGCAGCCTGGtcctggaggaggagggtgcCCATCACCggctgctcatccctgctgcccaaGCTGAGCATTCTGGAAAATACACCTGTGCCACCGCCAATGACATGGTGACTTTCACCATCCAAGTGTTGG ATCCGCTGGTCAGGATCCTGGAGAAGGACATCCTGCTGACTCACCGGCGTTGCCAGGCCATGGAGGACCTGGTGCTGGAGGTGCACCTCTCGCACACCCACGGGGAGGTGAAGTGGTACAAGGAcggggagaagctgcaggacaCGGGGCATGTGCGGCTGGAGGAGGACGGGGTGCGCCGATCCCTCATGATCCTGGGTGCCACAAGCAAGGATGCTGGGGAGTATCTCTGTGACACTGGTGATGACAGTATAGTCTTCTTTATCACTGTAGAAG TCCCAGAGCCACCAGTGACCATtgtgggcagcacaggcacCGTGGTACATCACTCCCTGGTGGCCGGGGAAGACCTGGTGCTGTCTTGTGAAGTCTCCCGGCCCGACGCCATTGTTCGCTGGCTCCGGAATGGCCAGGAGGTGCATCCAGGTGAACGGGTGCAGGTCGAGGCCCGTGGGGTGCTGCGACAGCTCACCATCAATGGGGCACAGCCCAGTGACACAGGGTGCTACATCTGTGATGCTGCCAGCGACCGCATGGTGACAAATGTGGAGGTGTCAG CCCGGCCTGTGTGCATTGTCAACAAGGAGGAGGCGCAGAGCCCACTGGAGGTGCAGGAGGGGGACAGTGTCACACTGGTGGCTCGGCTGTCCCCGGAGACAGCGGCAGTGCAGTGGCAGAAGGACGGACAGACACTGTGCTCAGGTGGGCGGCTGCTGGTGTGCAGCGAGGGTCCCGTGCGCAGCCTCACCATCAAGCAAGCAGAGCTGGGTGATGGCGGCATCTTCCTCTGCGACGCTGGTGATGATGAGGCGCATTTCACACTGCATGTGAAAG AGGCACCCGTGCTGTTCGTGAACAAAcgagaggagcaggagaagctgctggtgctggagggCGGCAGTGCCGTGCTCTCTGCCATCACCTCCACGGAGCGATCTGATGTCACCTGGCTGGGCCCGCAGCAGGCGGCGGTGGCCGGAGAGCGCTGCGAGCTGCGTCGGGATGGCCGCGTGCACAGCCTCATCATCCATAACGTGGCCATGGAGGACGCTGGCACCTACACCTGCCTCTCACCCCACGACCAGATGCAGTTCGACGTGAACGTCCGAG AGCTGCGGGTGAAGTTCCTGCGAGGGCTGTCGGACGTGCGAGCGCGGCAGGGCGAGCGGGTGGTGCTGTGGTGCGAGCTTTGCAAGGCGCGGGGCGACGTGGTGTGGCGGAAGGACGGGCGGGTGCTGGCGCCTGGACCCCGCCGGGAGATGACGGCAGAGGGACGGGAGCGGTCGCTGGTGCTGAGCCGCGTGGAGCCCGGGGATGCCGGCGAGTACTGCTGCGAGTCCAACGACGACCAGACTCTGGCGACGCTGACGGTGCAGG TCCCCAGGGTGGTGGAGATCATCATGGAGCTGCAGAACCTGACAGTGCTGGAGGGGGAGGATGCCACCTTCAAGTGCCTGGTGTCCCCCGAAGATGTGGCTGTGACATGGCAGCTGAATGGCCAGCCTGTGGTCCCCAGTGAGCGTCTGCTGGTGACAAGGAGTGGGCTGTGCCATAGCCTCACCCTCCGGCAGTGCCAGACAGGTGATGCAGGCACTGTCACAGCCAACGCCGAGGGGCTGGTGAGCACAGCTCGGCTGAGTGTACAAG AGGCACAGGTGCTGTTCGTGCAGAAGCTGCAGGATgtggtggcagaggagcagggagacGTGTGCCTGGAGGTGGAGGTGAGCCACGAGGCTGCCGAGGTACAGTGGCTGAAGCAGGGCATCCTCCTTCAGCCGAGCAGCAAGTACCTGCTGCAGGAGTCGGGGTGCCGGCGCACCCTCACCAtctgctgcctcagccctgctgacCGCGGCACCTACCGCTGCGAGAGCCTGCACGACCGCACGCAGGCCAAGCTCCACGTGGAGC CTCGAAAAGTGTCAATCCAGACGCCACTGGTGGATGTGGAGACCTTTGAGAAGGAGACAGCCACCTTTCACCTGGAGCTGTCTCACCCTGGTGTGACTGGGGTCTGGACACGGGATGGCATCCGGGTGAAGCCCAGCAATACGTGCCGGATCAGTGCCACAGGCTGTGGGCACAGCCTGACACTGGAGAGGCTTGCGCTGGAAGACTCAGGCACCGTCACCTTCACTGCTGACACTCTGCGCTGCAGCGCCCACCTGCGTGTGCGGG AGCCTCCAGTCACTATGGTGAGGGTCCCACGAGACCTGGGGGTCCCAGAGACGGGAGTTGCCAGCTTTGAGTGTGAGCTGTCTCGCCCCAATGCAGAAGTGAAATGGTTCAAG GATGGACAGGAGCTGCGGCCAGGGCCCAACTGCCGCATCTACTCAGCGGGACGGCGCCGTATCCTGCAGCTGAACCACTGCGAGCTGACCGACACCGGCAGCTACACCTGCGATGCTGGTGACTGCCAGGCCTCTGCCATGCTGCACGTCCAGG AGCGCCAAGTCCACAttgtgcaggagctgcaggacgTCCAGGTGCGGGAGGGTGACAATGCAGTCTTCACCTGCGAGGTGTCACATGGGGATGTGAAGGGCGAGTGGTTTCGGGATGGGGAGAAAATCAAGGTCTCCAGCACAGTGAAGATACGGCAAGAAG ggaCCCGGCATTTCCTGCTGTTCTGTGGTGTGTGCCCTGAGGACAAGGGGCTCATCCGCTTCACAGCCAGAACAGTCACTTCAGAGGCCAGTCTGCAGGTGGAAG cactgccaatcCGGATTGTGAAGCCACTGCGGGACAAGACGGTGCTGGCGAGGCACAAGGCGACACTGGAGTGCACTGTGTCCCATGCCCGGGGCCACGTGCGCTGGCTTCGTGGTGACACTGAGATCTTTGCTGGTGACAAGTATGAGATCTGCAATCTGGACTGCTACCGCACACTCATCATTCACCGCGTGGGCCCTGAGGACGAGGACTCGTACACCTGTGACGCCTTTGATGACCGCTCCACTGCCCGGCTCCTTGTGGAGG GGAGCTAG